In Cyanobacteria bacterium GSL.Bin1, one genomic interval encodes:
- a CDS encoding DNA starvation/stationary phase protection protein has product MTQKTVIQAFGDVKTNPVRLDQDITISVCEGLNLALASFQGLYLQYLKHHFVIEGSEFVSIHDYFQESYEAVQGHAHEIGERLNGLGGTPAASFSKLAQLCCFTPEEDGIFDCRQMIEHDLVAEQSIIELLRSQAAQTESVGDRATRYLYEEILLKTEERAFHLDHFLAPDSLTLGFIGQ; this is encoded by the coding sequence ATGACACAAAAAACCGTTATTCAAGCTTTCGGAGATGTAAAAACGAACCCGGTTCGTCTTGATCAAGACATCACGATTTCAGTGTGCGAAGGGTTAAATCTTGCCCTTGCTAGCTTTCAAGGTCTTTATTTGCAATACCTCAAGCATCATTTTGTGATTGAAGGGTCAGAATTTGTTTCGATTCATGACTATTTCCAAGAAAGTTACGAGGCGGTGCAAGGTCACGCCCATGAAATTGGTGAACGCTTAAATGGCTTGGGTGGAACCCCGGCAGCTAGTTTTAGCAAACTTGCTCAACTGTGCTGCTTTACCCCAGAAGAGGATGGCATTTTTGACTGTCGCCAAATGATTGAGCATGATTTGGTAGCAGAGCAGAGCATCATCGAATTACTCCGCTCACAAGCAGCGCAAACGGAAAGTGTCGGCGATCGCGCGACCCGTTATCTGTATGAAGAAATTCTCCTGAAGACAGAAGAACGGGCGTTTCATCTCGATCATTTCCTCGCACCCGACAGCTTAACCCTAGGCTTTATTGGTCAATAG
- the cysE gene encoding serine O-acetyltransferase, whose amino-acid sequence MQPSFTVPHKQKKSQSPCHLKSIRHSRFIIWDDIKIIFERDPAANNWLEILLCYPGVHALALHRLAHWLWRKQVPLLPRVLSHCGRFLTGIDIHPGASIGQGVFIDHGMGVVVGETAIVGDYCLIYQNVTLGGTGKQTGKRHPTLGQNVVVGAGAKVLGNINLGDHVRVGAGSVVLRDVPEDCTVVGVPGRIVRTGYGCPLEHGKLPDPEATTIRSLLERIETLEQQIQTLSSCRGENYESIHQR is encoded by the coding sequence ATGCAACCCTCATTTACAGTTCCCCACAAACAAAAAAAGAGCCAAAGCCCCTGCCACCTCAAGTCAATTCGCCATTCTCGATTTATCATCTGGGATGATATCAAAATTATCTTTGAGCGTGATCCGGCAGCGAACAACTGGTTAGAGATCCTGCTTTGTTATCCCGGTGTTCATGCCTTGGCTTTACATCGGCTTGCCCATTGGCTGTGGCGAAAACAAGTCCCTCTCCTACCGCGTGTTTTATCCCACTGCGGACGCTTTCTCACAGGGATTGACATCCATCCCGGGGCAAGCATTGGTCAAGGGGTCTTTATTGATCACGGAATGGGAGTGGTAGTTGGCGAAACTGCAATTGTGGGAGATTACTGTTTAATTTACCAAAATGTCACCTTAGGCGGTACAGGTAAGCAAACGGGAAAACGCCATCCCACCCTCGGACAAAATGTTGTGGTGGGGGCGGGAGCAAAAGTTTTAGGGAATATCAATCTTGGGGATCATGTGCGCGTTGGTGCGGGGTCGGTCGTGCTGCGAGATGTTCCAGAAGATTGCACGGTGGTCGGGGTTCCGGGTCGGATTGTTCGCACGGGTTATGGTTGTCCCCTGGAACATGGCAAACTTCCTGATCCAGAAGCAACAACGATTCGCTCACTTTTAGAGCGGATTGAGACTTTGGAACAACAAATACAAACCCTATCCTCCTGTCGAGGTGAAAACTATGAATCAATTCACCAACGGTGA
- the nifB gene encoding nitrogenase cofactor biosynthesis protein NifB, translating into MSPTPYSTFQKAKETIAQSTQSCGCTSPMPQALDPKLQERIENHPCYSEEAHHHYARMHVAVAPACNIQCNFCNRKYDCANESRPGVVSELLSPEEAAHKALVIAGKIPQMTVLGIAGPGDPLANPEETFRTFELVREKAPDIKLCLSTNGLMLPDYIDRIKALDIDHVTITINMIDPKIGAQIYSWVRYQRKRWTGEAAAQILHERQMEGLEALQEADILCKVNSVMIPGINDQHLVDVHEAIQARGAFLHNIMPLVSAPEHGTYFGLNGQRGPTQKELKALQDQVETADGGASNMKMMRHCRQCRADAIGLLGEDRSQEFTKDKFLEMTPEYDLQKRQEVHGDIQQIKAAMKAAKAEREAAKKQRGEKIFVAVATKGGGVVNQHFGHAKEFQIFEVDGVEAKFVSHRKVDHYCQGGYGEEATLNNIINTIQDCKAVLVSKVGDYPKELLQKAGVEPVEGYETIDALALKFYEEFVVSH; encoded by the coding sequence ATGTCACCCACTCCTTATTCCACGTTCCAAAAAGCCAAGGAAACTATAGCCCAATCAACACAAAGCTGTGGTTGTACTTCTCCGATGCCTCAAGCTCTTGATCCTAAACTTCAAGAAAGAATCGAGAATCATCCCTGTTACAGCGAAGAAGCACACCACCACTATGCCCGGATGCATGTTGCAGTTGCCCCCGCTTGCAACATTCAGTGTAACTTCTGTAATCGCAAGTATGATTGTGCGAACGAAAGTCGCCCTGGGGTGGTTAGTGAACTCCTCTCTCCGGAAGAAGCCGCTCATAAAGCACTCGTTATTGCTGGCAAAATTCCGCAAATGACTGTTTTAGGAATTGCGGGACCGGGGGATCCGTTAGCGAACCCCGAAGAAACCTTCCGTACCTTTGAGTTAGTAAGAGAGAAAGCACCAGATATTAAATTGTGCTTATCTACCAACGGCTTAATGCTTCCTGATTACATTGATCGCATCAAAGCATTAGATATCGATCATGTCACGATTACCATTAACATGATTGACCCGAAAATTGGCGCACAAATCTATTCCTGGGTGCGCTATCAACGGAAACGCTGGACGGGAGAAGCTGCCGCACAAATCCTTCACGAACGACAAATGGAAGGCTTAGAGGCGCTACAAGAAGCGGATATTCTCTGCAAAGTGAACTCTGTGATGATTCCGGGGATTAACGATCAACACTTGGTTGATGTTCATGAAGCAATTCAAGCGCGGGGGGCTTTCCTCCATAACATTATGCCCTTAGTCTCTGCCCCTGAACATGGCACGTACTTTGGCTTAAATGGACAACGCGGTCCCACGCAAAAAGAGTTAAAAGCCTTACAAGATCAAGTTGAAACGGCTGATGGTGGAGCAAGTAATATGAAAATGATGCGTCACTGTCGTCAATGTCGTGCCGATGCCATTGGTTTACTCGGTGAAGATCGCTCTCAAGAATTTACGAAAGACAAATTCTTAGAGATGACCCCGGAATATGACCTGCAAAAACGCCAAGAAGTTCACGGTGATATTCAGCAAATTAAGGCAGCGATGAAAGCAGCCAAAGCCGAAAGAGAAGCTGCGAAAAAACAACGAGGCGAAAAAATCTTCGTTGCAGTTGCCACAAAAGGCGGTGGCGTTGTTAATCAACACTTCGGTCATGCTAAAGAGTTTCAGATCTTTGAAGTGGATGGTGTGGAAGCAAAATTTGTGAGCCACCGTAAAGTTGACCATTACTGTCAAGGCGGTTATGGCGAAGAAGCAACCCTCAACAACATTATCAACACCATCCAAGATTGCAAAGCAGTTCTGGTTTCTAAAGTTGGGGATTATCCGAAAGAGCTCTTACAAAAAGCTGGGGTTGAACCCGTGGAAGGCTATGAAACCATTGATGCTTTAGCGTTGAAGTTCTACGAAGAATTTGTTGTTAGTCATTAG
- a CDS encoding 4Fe-4S dicluster domain-containing protein yields MTYQISENCIACGKCLPSCPTGAITKTDNGQFAINPDLCNDCVGAYGVAQCMSICPTNSGCTPLLSSVIQSAQAATANYWDQWFTTYQRLTSRLQAKRETQYWHSWFDAYSQKLQRLITSH; encoded by the coding sequence ATGACTTACCAAATTTCTGAAAACTGTATTGCTTGTGGCAAGTGTTTACCGAGTTGTCCAACAGGCGCAATTACAAAAACCGACAACGGTCAATTCGCGATTAATCCTGATCTTTGTAATGACTGTGTTGGGGCTTACGGTGTCGCTCAATGTATGTCAATTTGTCCAACGAATAGCGGTTGCACTCCCTTGCTTTCTAGCGTGATTCAATCAGCACAAGCTGCTACTGCAAACTACTGGGATCAATGGTTTACAACCTATCAACGCCTCACCTCTCGTTTGCAAGCAAAACGAGAAACCCAATACTGGCACAGTTGGTTTGATGCCTATTCCCAAAAATTACAACGTTTGATTACTAGTCATTAG
- the nifS gene encoding cysteine desulfurase NifS, with product MNEPIYLDNNATTKIDEEAFAAMLPYLSIYYGNPSSMHTFGGQVGRAVREARGQVASLLGAEESEIIFTSCGTEGDNAAILAALKAQPNKKQIITTEVEHPAVLNLCRKLEKEGYTVTYLSVNQEGQLDLDELQASITGNTAVVSVMYANNETGVVFPIEEIGQIVKEYGALFHVDAVQAVGKIALDMKTSTIDFLTLSGHKIHAPKGIGALYVRKGVRFRPYLVGGHQERGRRGGTENVPGIVALGRAAELAEQHLAGVIKEQRLRDKLEAGILSTIPNTVVNGTRAHRLPNTTNIGFKYIEGEAILLSLDQYGICASSGSACTSGSLEPSHVLRALGLPYSLLHGSIRFSLSRFTTEEEIDRVLEVLPPIINRLRELSPFNSDEAGWLQEQEQALVIGH from the coding sequence ATGAATGAACCCATTTACCTCGACAACAATGCCACCACTAAAATCGATGAAGAAGCATTTGCTGCCATGCTGCCCTATCTCAGCATCTATTACGGCAATCCTTCGAGTATGCATACCTTCGGCGGACAAGTGGGTCGCGCAGTTCGTGAGGCAAGAGGGCAAGTCGCTTCCCTGCTTGGGGCTGAAGAGTCAGAAATCATCTTTACCAGTTGTGGCACGGAAGGGGATAACGCCGCCATTTTGGCAGCACTGAAAGCCCAACCGAACAAAAAACAGATTATCACCACTGAAGTCGAGCATCCTGCTGTCCTGAATCTCTGCCGAAAACTGGAGAAAGAAGGTTACACAGTGACTTATCTTTCCGTGAATCAAGAAGGTCAGCTCGATTTAGATGAACTACAAGCGTCAATCACAGGGAATACGGCTGTTGTTTCGGTGATGTATGCGAATAACGAAACCGGCGTTGTTTTTCCCATTGAGGAAATTGGGCAAATCGTTAAAGAATACGGTGCGCTGTTCCATGTGGATGCGGTGCAAGCGGTGGGAAAAATTGCCCTCGATATGAAAACGAGCACCATTGACTTCCTCACGCTTTCGGGTCATAAAATCCATGCACCGAAAGGAATTGGGGCATTATATGTGCGCAAAGGGGTTCGTTTTCGTCCTTATCTCGTCGGTGGACACCAAGAACGCGGACGCAGAGGCGGCACCGAAAATGTCCCCGGTATTGTGGCACTAGGACGAGCCGCAGAACTGGCTGAACAACATTTAGCGGGCGTTATTAAGGAACAACGGTTGCGAGACAAGTTGGAAGCAGGAATCTTGAGCACGATTCCCAATACTGTGGTCAATGGTACTCGCGCTCATCGGTTACCCAATACCACCAATATTGGCTTTAAGTACATCGAAGGAGAAGCCATTTTACTTTCTCTCGATCAGTATGGGATTTGCGCTTCTTCCGGGTCGGCTTGTACCTCGGGTTCGCTTGAACCCTCTCATGTTCTCCGCGCTCTGGGTTTACCGTATAGCCTCCTTCACGGTTCGATTCGTTTCAGTCTCTCTCGCTTTACCACCGAAGAAGAAATTGATCGCGTTTTAGAAGTTCTTCCCCCTATTATTAATCGCCTACGAGAACTTTCTCCCTTCAATAGCGATGAGGCGGGCTGGTTACAGGAACAAGAACAAGCATTAGTCATTGGTCATTAG
- a CDS encoding four helix bundle protein: MVSKRFQDLNVYRLAEELSEEIWRIVGEWQSLAQDTVGKQIIRSADSIGANIAEGVGRGSFQDNKRFVKIARGSLYETQHWLRRAYYRHLLTQEQLDKLKTILDQLAPKLNAYLNSIGKTND, translated from the coding sequence ATGGTTAGTAAGCGGTTTCAAGATTTGAATGTGTATCGGCTAGCAGAAGAACTATCAGAAGAAATTTGGAGGATAGTTGGAGAATGGCAATCATTAGCCCAAGATACAGTAGGTAAACAAATTATTCGCTCTGCAGATAGTATTGGGGCAAACATAGCTGAGGGGGTAGGTCGAGGTAGTTTTCAAGACAATAAAAGATTTGTGAAAATAGCAAGGGGTTCTTTGTATGAAACACAGCATTGGTTGAGAAGAGCTTATTATCGTCATTTACTAACCCAAGAACAATTAGATAAATTAAAAACAATACTTGATCAGTTAGCTCCAAAGTTAAACGCATATCTAAACTCCATTGGAAAAACAAATGACTAA
- the nifU gene encoding Fe-S cluster assembly protein NifU — translation MWDYTEKVMEHFHNPRNQGTIAQKQEGETIVTGEVGSIACGDALKLHLKINEATQTILDARFQTFGCASAIASSSVLTELLKGKTVEEALNITNKEIATSLDGLPEAKMHCSVMGQEALEAAIYNYKGIPLDIHEEDEGNLICECFGVTDTKIKRIIRDNNLITAEQVTNYVKAGGGCSSCLADVDDLLAEIATEKEKSLEVATELANTNPSFSAEPKVLTNLQKITFIQQVIDEEIRPVLAEDGGDMELFDVEGDVVKVILKGACSGCASSTETLKLAIEATLKDRILPTLTVEAV, via the coding sequence ATGTGGGACTATACCGAAAAAGTAATGGAACACTTCCATAATCCGCGCAATCAAGGCACGATCGCGCAGAAGCAGGAAGGAGAAACAATTGTCACTGGAGAAGTCGGGAGTATTGCTTGTGGCGATGCCCTCAAACTCCACCTCAAAATCAACGAAGCGACACAAACGATTCTTGATGCTCGCTTTCAGACCTTTGGCTGTGCCAGCGCGATCGCGTCCTCTTCTGTGTTAACCGAACTCCTTAAAGGCAAAACGGTTGAGGAAGCGTTAAATATAACGAACAAAGAAATTGCGACCTCTCTTGATGGCTTGCCGGAAGCAAAAATGCACTGTTCGGTAATGGGACAAGAGGCGTTAGAAGCGGCAATTTATAACTATAAAGGGATTCCCCTTGATATTCACGAAGAAGATGAAGGAAATCTTATATGTGAGTGTTTTGGTGTAACGGATACAAAAATTAAACGCATTATTCGTGATAATAATCTTATAACAGCAGAACAAGTTACTAACTATGTCAAAGCTGGTGGCGGTTGTAGTTCTTGTCTCGCTGATGTCGATGATTTACTCGCAGAAATTGCCACTGAAAAAGAGAAAAGTCTAGAAGTTGCCACTGAACTTGCTAACACCAATCCGTCATTTTCTGCCGAGCCAAAAGTTTTAACCAACCTCCAAAAAATCACGTTTATTCAACAAGTGATTGACGAAGAAATTAGACCCGTTTTAGCAGAAGACGGCGGCGATATGGAACTATTTGATGTGGAAGGAGATGTTGTCAAAGTCATTCTTAAAGGTGCTTGTAGCGGCTGCGCCTCTTCCACTGAAACCTTAAAACTTGCCATTGAAGCCACACTTAAAGACCGAATTTTACCCACCTTAACCGTGGAGGCAGTATAA
- the nifH gene encoding nitrogenase iron protein, with protein sequence MRQIAFYGKGGIGKSTTSQNTLAALSETQRVMIVGCDPKADSTRLMLHTKAQTTILHLAAERGAVEDLELDEVLLSGYNNVRCVESGGPEPGVGCAGRGIITAINFLEEEGAYEDIDFVSYDVLGDVVCGGFAMPIREGKAQEIYIVTSGEMMAMYAANNIARGILKYAHSGGVRLGGLICNSRKCDQEHELIEALAEKLGTQMIHFVPRDNVVQQAELRRMTVIEYQPDHPQADEYRELARKIEENKNLVIPTPIDMDELEALLVEFGIIDSDEEYKKALEAEKQGTSVSV encoded by the coding sequence ATGAGACAGATTGCATTTTACGGAAAAGGCGGAATCGGAAAATCCACCACTTCTCAAAACACGCTCGCAGCTCTTTCTGAAACCCAACGGGTGATGATTGTCGGCTGTGACCCGAAAGCAGACTCCACCCGCTTAATGCTGCACACCAAAGCGCAAACCACAATTCTCCACTTAGCTGCCGAACGCGGGGCAGTGGAAGACCTGGAACTCGACGAAGTCTTACTCTCTGGCTACAACAACGTGCGTTGCGTTGAGTCTGGCGGTCCTGAACCTGGCGTTGGCTGTGCAGGACGCGGCATTATCACCGCCATTAACTTCTTAGAAGAAGAAGGCGCTTATGAAGATATTGATTTCGTTTCCTACGACGTATTAGGGGACGTTGTCTGCGGTGGGTTTGCTATGCCGATTCGGGAAGGAAAAGCCCAAGAGATTTATATTGTCACCTCCGGTGAAATGATGGCAATGTACGCTGCTAACAACATTGCTCGGGGGATTCTCAAATATGCTCACTCTGGCGGAGTGCGTCTCGGCGGTTTAATTTGCAACAGCCGTAAATGTGACCAAGAACATGAACTAATTGAAGCCCTTGCCGAAAAACTGGGCACACAGATGATTCACTTTGTTCCTCGTGACAACGTAGTGCAACAAGCTGAACTGCGCCGGATGACGGTTATTGAATATCAACCGGATCACCCGCAAGCCGATGAGTATCGTGAACTCGCCCGCAAAATTGAAGAGAACAAAAACTTAGTCATTCCGACTCCCATTGATATGGATGAACTGGAAGCACTTCTAGTTGAATTCGGCATTATTGACAGCGATGAAGAGTACAAAAAAGCCCTTGAAGCTGAAAAACAAGGGACAAGCGTCTCGGTGTAA
- the nifD gene encoding nitrogenase molybdenum-iron protein alpha chain: MSIVERNQELIKEVLEAYPEKAEKRRSKHLNVQEEGKSDCDVKSNKKSVPGVMTTRGCSFAGAKGVVWGPVKDMIHLSHGPVGCGYYSWAGRRNYYTGTTGVDTFGTMQFTSDFQEKDIVFGGDKKLDKLIDEVETLFPLNNGTTIESECPVGLIGDDIEGVARKKGKETGKPVIPVRCEGFRGVSQSLGHHIANDTVRDWVFPKADEYRKTEDGFESTPYDVNIIGDYNIGGDGWPSRLLLEAIGLRVISQFSGDGTFNEVTMAPLAKMNLIHCYRSMNYICRHMEETYGIPWMEYNLFGPTQIAKSLRNIAAQFDETIQENAERVIAQYQADMDAVIAEYRPRLEGKTVMIMVGGLRPRHIIPAFEDLGMDVIGTGYEFGHNDDYKRTADYVKDGTIIYDDVSGHEFEEFAKKLNPDLIAAGIKEKYVFQKMALPFRQMHSWDYSGPYHAYHGFAVFARDMDLAINNPTWSLIENPWKN; encoded by the coding sequence ATGTCAATTGTAGAACGAAATCAAGAATTAATTAAAGAGGTTCTCGAAGCCTATCCAGAGAAAGCCGAGAAACGACGTAGTAAGCACCTCAATGTTCAGGAAGAAGGAAAATCCGACTGCGATGTTAAATCGAATAAAAAATCAGTTCCAGGCGTTATGACCACCCGTGGTTGTTCCTTTGCTGGGGCAAAAGGCGTGGTCTGGGGTCCCGTGAAAGATATGATTCACCTCAGTCACGGTCCTGTCGGCTGTGGTTACTACTCCTGGGCGGGTCGTCGGAACTACTACACCGGCACCACTGGCGTTGATACCTTCGGCACCATGCAGTTTACCTCTGACTTCCAAGAAAAAGATATTGTTTTTGGCGGGGATAAAAAACTGGATAAACTCATTGATGAAGTGGAAACCCTCTTCCCTTTAAACAATGGCACCACGATTGAATCAGAATGTCCGGTTGGGTTAATTGGGGATGATATTGAAGGCGTTGCCCGTAAAAAAGGCAAAGAAACGGGCAAACCTGTGATTCCCGTTCGTTGTGAAGGATTCCGTGGGGTTTCGCAATCGTTAGGTCACCACATTGCTAATGATACGGTCCGAGACTGGGTATTCCCAAAAGCGGATGAATATCGCAAAACCGAAGATGGGTTTGAAAGCACCCCTTACGATGTCAACATCATCGGTGACTACAACATTGGGGGAGATGGCTGGCCCAGCCGTCTCTTGCTGGAAGCCATTGGCTTGCGGGTGATCAGTCAATTTTCAGGGGATGGCACCTTCAATGAGGTGACAATGGCGCCTTTAGCCAAAATGAATCTCATCCACTGCTATCGTTCCATGAACTACATCTGCCGTCACATGGAAGAAACGTATGGCATTCCTTGGATGGAATATAACCTATTTGGTCCGACGCAAATTGCCAAATCTCTGCGGAACATTGCGGCTCAGTTTGATGAAACGATTCAGGAAAATGCGGAGCGAGTAATTGCCCAGTATCAAGCTGATATGGATGCAGTGATTGCCGAATACCGTCCCCGCTTAGAAGGCAAAACCGTGATGATTATGGTCGGTGGATTGCGTCCTCGTCACATCATCCCCGCCTTTGAAGATTTGGGAATGGACGTAATTGGAACGGGTTATGAATTCGGTCATAACGACGACTACAAACGGACTGCCGACTATGTCAAAGATGGCACCATTATCTATGACGATGTCAGCGGTCATGAGTTTGAGGAATTTGCGAAAAAACTGAATCCAGACTTGATTGCAGCGGGGATTAAAGAAAAATACGTCTTCCAAAAAATGGCGTTGCCCTTCCGTCAAATGCACTCCTGGGATTATTCCGGTCCTTATCACGCTTATCACGGCTTTGCGGTCTTCGCTCGTGATATGGATTTAGCGATTAACAACCCCACCTGGAGTTTAATCGAAAATCCTTGGAAAAATTAG
- the nifK gene encoding nitrogenase molybdenum-iron protein subunit beta has protein sequence MTENTENTNKENIVIASDPHEVQDHFDLFQTDPYQKLFEYKRQFEGAHSKEEITEVGEWTKTWDYREKNFAREALTINPAKACQPLGALFLAAGFEGTLPYSHGSQGCVAYFRTHLTRNYKEPFQAVSSSMTEDAAVFGGYKNLADGLANCYTLYKPKMIALCTTCMAEVIGDDLSAFVENAKHEEAIPQEIPVPFAHTPSFVGSHVTGYDNMLKAILGNLTKGKKAETTNGKYNFNLGFDPYVGNIRELKRILNLFELDYTILSDNADAFDAPNTGELEMYNGKTTLEEAGDSINAEGSFFFQKYTTPKSQAFFKEAGQETFNFRPFGIRGTDEFITKLSEISGKEVPQQLIEERGRAVDAMTDSQAWIHGKRVALYGDPDHVFGLVNFLLELGAEPVHIVVSNSNNKFEKELQAVLDASIYGQKATIWGKKDLWHLRSLMFTEPVDLLIGNSYGKYLWRDTETPFVRIGYPIFDRHHMHRYETLGYRGAFNLHNWIVNTILDELDRKTIIPGKTDISFDLIR, from the coding sequence ATGACTGAGAACACAGAAAACACGAACAAGGAAAACATAGTAATCGCCTCCGATCCTCATGAAGTGCAAGACCACTTTGATCTCTTCCAGACTGACCCCTATCAAAAACTCTTTGAATACAAGCGTCAGTTTGAAGGGGCGCACAGCAAGGAAGAAATCACTGAAGTTGGCGAATGGACAAAAACTTGGGATTACCGTGAGAAAAACTTTGCTCGTGAAGCCTTAACCATTAACCCCGCGAAAGCCTGTCAGCCTTTAGGTGCTTTATTCCTAGCTGCAGGCTTTGAAGGGACGCTTCCTTACTCTCATGGCTCACAAGGTTGCGTGGCTTATTTCCGGACTCACCTCACTCGTAATTATAAAGAACCCTTCCAAGCGGTTTCTTCTTCCATGACTGAAGATGCTGCGGTGTTTGGCGGTTACAAAAATCTGGCTGACGGGCTTGCCAACTGCTACACCCTTTATAAACCGAAAATGATTGCATTATGCACCACCTGCATGGCAGAAGTCATTGGGGATGACTTGAGTGCCTTCGTTGAAAACGCCAAACATGAGGAAGCAATTCCCCAAGAGATTCCGGTTCCTTTTGCTCATACACCCAGCTTTGTCGGCTCTCATGTTACGGGCTATGACAATATGCTCAAGGCAATTCTCGGCAATCTCACGAAAGGAAAGAAAGCAGAGACCACCAACGGCAAGTATAACTTTAACCTCGGCTTTGATCCTTATGTGGGCAATATTCGTGAACTGAAGCGGATTCTGAACTTGTTTGAACTGGACTACACCATCCTTTCCGACAATGCCGATGCGTTTGATGCTCCCAATACTGGCGAGTTGGAAATGTACAACGGTAAGACGACGTTAGAGGAAGCGGGTGATTCGATTAACGCCGAAGGCAGTTTCTTTTTCCAAAAATATACGACACCTAAAAGTCAAGCCTTCTTTAAGGAAGCGGGTCAGGAAACCTTTAATTTCCGCCCCTTTGGCATTCGTGGCACTGATGAATTTATTACGAAGCTGTCAGAAATTAGCGGTAAGGAAGTTCCACAGCAACTCATAGAAGAACGCGGTCGCGCAGTGGATGCGATGACAGATTCCCAAGCCTGGATTCACGGCAAGCGCGTTGCCTTATATGGCGATCCGGATCATGTATTTGGTTTAGTTAACTTCCTCTTAGAATTAGGTGCTGAGCCCGTTCATATTGTTGTTTCCAACAGCAACAATAAATTTGAAAAAGAACTGCAAGCAGTGCTGGATGCAAGCATCTACGGTCAAAAAGCAACGATCTGGGGCAAAAAAGACCTCTGGCACTTGCGGAGTTTAATGTTTACTGAACCGGTGGATTTATTGATTGGTAACTCTTACGGGAAGTATCTCTGGCGGGATACCGAAACACCTTTTGTTCGCATTGGCTATCCCATCTTTGATCGCCACCATATGCACCGCTATGAAACCCTTGGCTATCGTGGCGCGTTTAATCTCCATAACTGGATTGTGAATACCATTCTCGATGAGCTTGATCGCAAGACCATTATTCCGGGAAAAACTGATATTTCCTTCGATTTGATTCGTTAA
- a CDS encoding nitrogen fixation protein NifZ, with translation MKLDEVELDREPDFDLECKVRVRKNIKNDGTFPGAEIGERLVNKGEEGYIIGIGTFLQTAYIYSVHFLESGNVVGCLAKELERVSD, from the coding sequence ATGAAATTAGATGAGGTTGAACTCGATCGCGAGCCGGATTTTGACCTAGAGTGTAAGGTTCGAGTCCGTAAAAACATAAAAAATGATGGCACTTTCCCTGGGGCAGAAATTGGCGAAAGGCTCGTTAATAAAGGGGAAGAAGGCTACATCATTGGCATTGGTACGTTTTTGCAAACTGCTTATATTTATTCGGTTCATTTCTTAGAAAGTGGCAATGTCGTCGGTTGTCTCGCCAAAGAATTGGAACGGGTTAGTGATTAG